A genomic segment from Leptolyngbya boryana PCC 6306 encodes:
- the psbD gene encoding photosystem II D2 protein (photosystem q(a) protein): MTIAVGRAPQRGVFDALDDWLKRDRFVFVGWSGILLFPCAFLALGGWMTGTTFVSSWYTHGLASSYLEGCNFLTVAVSTPADSLGHSLLLLWGPEAQGDFTRWCQLGGLWTFVALHGAFGLIGFCLRQLEIARLVGIRPYNAIAFTGPIAVFVSVFLMYPLGQSSWFFAPSFGVAAIFRFILFVQGFHNFTLNPFHMMGVAGILGGALLCAIHGATVENTLFEDGEGSSTFRAFNPTQAEETYSMVTANRFWSQIFGIAFSNKRWLHFFMLFVPVTGLWMASVGIIGIALNLRAYDFVSQELRAAEDPEFETFYTKNILLNEGIRAWMASQDQPHEHFVFPEEVLPRGNAL; this comes from the coding sequence ATGACCATCGCAGTAGGTCGCGCGCCGCAGAGAGGAGTCTTTGACGCTCTCGATGACTGGCTCAAACGCGACAGATTCGTCTTCGTCGGTTGGTCGGGCATCCTGCTCTTCCCCTGTGCCTTCCTGGCACTCGGCGGATGGATGACCGGAACCACCTTCGTTTCCTCGTGGTACACCCACGGACTCGCGTCCTCGTACCTCGAAGGCTGTAACTTCCTCACCGTCGCAGTCTCCACCCCCGCTGACAGCTTGGGACACTCCTTGCTGTTGCTGTGGGGACCCGAAGCCCAAGGCGACTTCACCCGCTGGTGTCAACTCGGCGGTCTGTGGACATTTGTTGCCCTACATGGCGCCTTCGGACTGATTGGCTTCTGCCTGCGCCAACTCGAAATTGCTCGGTTGGTGGGCATCCGTCCGTACAACGCGATCGCGTTTACTGGACCGATTGCCGTGTTCGTGTCGGTGTTCTTGATGTACCCCTTGGGACAATCGTCCTGGTTCTTTGCTCCCTCGTTTGGGGTAGCTGCCATCTTCCGCTTCATCTTGTTTGTGCAAGGGTTCCACAACTTCACCTTGAATCCGTTCCACATGATGGGCGTAGCGGGGATTCTCGGGGGTGCGCTGCTGTGTGCGATTCACGGGGCGACTGTAGAGAACACCCTGTTTGAAGACGGTGAAGGCTCCAGCACGTTCCGGGCGTTCAACCCGACCCAAGCAGAAGAAACGTATTCGATGGTGACGGCGAACCGCTTCTGGTCGCAGATCTTCGGGATTGCGTTCAGCAACAAACGCTGGTTGCACTTCTTCATGCTGTTCGTGCCTGTGACCGGGTTGTGGATGGCGTCGGTGGGCATCATCGGCATTGCGCTGAACTTGCGGGCGTATGACTTCGTGTCGCAAGAGCTTCGGGCCGCTGAAGACCCAGAATTCGAGACGTTCTACACCAAGAACATTCTGCTGAATGAGGGCATCCGGGCATGGATGGCATCTCAGGATCAGCCTCATGAACACTTTGTATTCCCCGAAGAGGTTCTTCCCCGTGGTAACGCTCTCTAA
- the psbC gene encoding photosystem II reaction center protein CP43: MNTLYSPKRFFPVVTLSNTSFAGNRDQESSGFAWWAGNARLINLSGKLLGAHVAHAGLIVFWAGAMTLFEVAHFIPEKPMYEQGLILLPHLATQGWGVGPGGEVIDTFPYFVVGVLHLISSAVLGLGGIYHAVRGPETLEEYSSFFGYDWKDKNQMTNIIGYHLILLGLGALLLVIKAMFFGGVYDTWAPGGGDVRVITNPTLNPAKIFGYLTKAPFGGEGWIISVDNMEDIIGGHIWIGFICIAGGVWHILTKPFGWARRALIWSGEAYLSYSLGALSLMGFIASVFVWYNNTAYPSEFYGPTGPEASQAQAMTFLIRDQKLGANVGSAQGPTGLGKYLMRSPTGEIIFGGETMRFWDFRGPWLEPLRGPNGLDLNKIKNDIQPWQVRRAAEYMTHAPLGSINSVGGVATEINSFNYVNPRAWLASFHFIMGFFFLVGHLWHAGRARAAVAGFEKGINRETEPVLSMPNLD; this comes from the coding sequence ATGAACACTTTGTATTCCCCGAAGAGGTTCTTCCCCGTGGTAACGCTCTCTAATACTTCTTTCGCAGGCAACCGCGACCAAGAATCATCTGGATTTGCTTGGTGGGCAGGTAATGCTCGTTTAATCAATCTCTCTGGTAAATTACTGGGTGCTCACGTCGCCCACGCAGGTCTGATCGTTTTCTGGGCAGGTGCAATGACCTTGTTTGAGGTTGCGCACTTTATCCCCGAGAAACCGATGTATGAGCAAGGTTTGATCTTGCTGCCTCACTTGGCAACCCAAGGTTGGGGTGTTGGACCGGGTGGCGAAGTGATTGACACCTTCCCTTACTTTGTCGTCGGTGTTTTACACCTAATCTCTTCCGCAGTACTCGGTCTGGGTGGAATTTACCACGCAGTTCGTGGACCGGAAACACTTGAAGAATATTCGTCTTTCTTCGGTTACGACTGGAAAGATAAGAATCAAATGACCAACATCATTGGCTATCACTTGATCCTGTTGGGTCTAGGTGCATTGCTGTTGGTGATTAAAGCAATGTTCTTCGGCGGAGTCTACGATACTTGGGCACCGGGTGGTGGTGATGTTCGTGTGATCACGAACCCCACATTGAACCCTGCTAAGATCTTCGGCTATCTCACCAAAGCTCCTTTTGGTGGAGAAGGCTGGATCATCAGCGTGGACAACATGGAAGACATCATTGGCGGTCATATTTGGATCGGGTTCATCTGTATTGCAGGTGGAGTCTGGCACATCTTGACCAAGCCTTTTGGTTGGGCACGTCGCGCGCTGATTTGGTCAGGTGAAGCTTACCTTTCCTACAGCTTGGGTGCGTTGTCTTTGATGGGCTTCATTGCTTCTGTCTTTGTTTGGTATAACAATACGGCTTACCCCAGTGAATTCTACGGTCCGACGGGTCCTGAAGCGTCTCAAGCGCAAGCGATGACCTTCTTGATTCGTGACCAGAAGTTGGGGGCGAACGTTGGTTCTGCTCAAGGTCCGACAGGTCTTGGTAAATACCTGATGCGCTCTCCGACGGGTGAAATCATCTTTGGTGGTGAAACCATGCGCTTCTGGGATTTCCGTGGTCCTTGGTTAGAGCCGCTACGGGGTCCGAACGGTCTTGACTTGAACAAGATCAAGAACGATATCCAACCTTGGCAAGTTCGCCGCGCGGCTGAGTACATGACTCATGCTCCGCTGGGTTCGATCAACTCCGTGGGTGGTGTTGCAACGGAAATTAACTCGTTCAACTATGTGAACCCTCGTGCTTGGTTAGCGAGCTTCCACTTCATCATGGGCTTCTTCTTCTTGGTTGGTCACTTGTGGCATGCAGGTCGCGCACGCGCGGCTGTTGCTGGCTTCGAGAAAGGAATCAACCGTGAGACTGAACCTGTATTGTCGATGCCGAACCTTGACTAA
- a CDS encoding cysteine desulfurase family protein, which yields MQIYLDYSATTPTRPEAIAAMQQVLTEEWGNPSSLHQWGQRAATILERSRVQVARLINAPEESIVFTSGGTESNNLAVMGIAQQYRTPQHIIISSVEHSATSEPASLLEQWGWEVTRLPVNRLGQVDPADLKASLQSNTVLVSIIYGQSEVGTLQPIAQLGQIVHDHGAVFHTDAVQVAGRLPIDVQHLPIDLLSLSSHKIYGSQGAGALYVRPGVKLLPLLNGGGQEAKLRSGTQALPAIASFGIAAELIAQELAIETPRLIRLRDRLFDALSNVSGLVVTGDRVHRLPHHVSFCLPEADGQTLNGKVLVRQMNLAGIGISAGAACSSGTLRPSTILQAMGYDDRVAKSGIRLTLGKQTTEEDIDWTAIVLQQILARLQPQKQPCECY from the coding sequence ATGCAAATTTATCTCGACTATAGTGCAACTACGCCCACGCGACCCGAAGCGATCGCAGCAATGCAACAAGTCCTGACGGAGGAATGGGGCAATCCGTCGAGTTTGCATCAGTGGGGTCAGCGTGCGGCAACGATTCTAGAGCGATCGCGCGTTCAAGTTGCTCGTCTAATTAATGCACCCGAAGAGTCAATTGTTTTTACCTCGGGTGGAACAGAGTCAAATAATCTTGCGGTGATGGGAATCGCTCAGCAGTACCGTACGCCTCAACATATCATTATTTCTAGTGTTGAACATTCCGCCACTTCTGAGCCTGCAAGCCTTCTAGAACAGTGGGGTTGGGAAGTGACTCGACTGCCAGTGAATCGACTTGGACAAGTCGATCCCGCAGATTTAAAAGCATCGCTTCAATCCAACACCGTTTTAGTGTCGATCATCTATGGTCAAAGCGAAGTTGGAACACTTCAACCGATCGCCCAATTGGGTCAGATTGTTCATGATCATGGTGCAGTTTTTCATACCGATGCTGTCCAGGTTGCGGGACGATTGCCGATCGATGTTCAGCACTTACCGATTGATTTACTGTCACTGTCAAGTCATAAAATTTACGGCTCTCAGGGGGCTGGAGCACTTTATGTGCGTCCTGGGGTAAAACTTCTGCCGCTGCTCAATGGTGGCGGACAAGAAGCAAAACTGCGATCGGGCACGCAAGCTCTGCCAGCGATCGCAAGTTTTGGCATTGCAGCCGAGTTGATCGCTCAAGAATTAGCGATCGAAACTCCTCGCTTGATTCGGCTCCGTGATCGCTTATTTGATGCGCTATCTAATGTTTCTGGCTTAGTCGTGACCGGAGACCGGGTGCATCGGCTCCCGCATCATGTCAGCTTCTGCTTACCCGAGGCAGATGGGCAGACGCTGAATGGCAAAGTGTTAGTTCGACAAATGAATCTTGCGGGCATTGGAATTAGTGCAGGGGCTGCCTGTAGTAGCGGAACATTGCGCCCCAGTACGATTTTGCAGGCGATGGGTTATGACGATCGTGTTGCGAAATCAGGTATCCGGCTTACGTTAGGAAAACAGACAACCGAAGAAGATATTGATTGGACTGCAATCGTATTGCAGCAGATCTTGGCGCGTCTGCAACCTCAAAAGCAGCCCTGTGAATGCTACTAA
- a CDS encoding phospholipase D-like domain-containing protein, producing the protein MVRLNHLIQFSLCTLLFAGCRAASSSISVRPLPQDPNIQVFTNQAAASEYTEPYRKITRAGDNLEEVLIDTIAQAKSSIDVAVQEFRLPNVAKALRDRAAAGVTVRVILENQYARPYSSYSAAEVEKLPEREKARYQESRTLIDQDQDGQLSLTEIQDRDALVMLDVAKIPRIDDRADGSRGSNLMHHKFIVVDGKTTIVTSANFTMSDVHGDFARPSSRGNANNLLKMESVEVAQAFTAEFELMWSDRKFGVKKPFRPAQQFKLGESVISLQFSPNSRTIPWEQTPNGLIAKTLQQSTQAIDLALFVFSDQDLVNTIEGKSIRALIEPSFMYRPFSEGLDMLGVALSNNCKWEVNNRPWQNPIKTAGVPQLPPGDMLHHKFGIVDGHTVITGSHNWTLAANRGNDETVIVIRNPVVAAHFQREFDRLYANSVLGIPPAIQRKVEAEQKQCPPPSQSRTGLVNLNTATQAELEALPGVGSGLAKRIIQARPFQSLEDLDHVPGVGKKLIERLSDRVTW; encoded by the coding sequence GTGGTCAGACTGAATCACCTTATCCAGTTTAGTCTCTGTACGCTCCTATTTGCGGGATGCCGAGCAGCTTCATCTTCGATCAGTGTGCGCCCACTGCCACAAGATCCCAACATCCAAGTCTTTACGAATCAAGCAGCGGCCTCTGAATATACTGAGCCGTATCGCAAAATTACAAGGGCAGGCGATAACTTAGAAGAAGTTTTAATCGATACGATCGCACAGGCAAAGTCGAGCATTGATGTTGCTGTTCAAGAATTTCGATTGCCTAATGTGGCGAAGGCATTGCGCGATCGAGCCGCAGCAGGCGTGACCGTGCGAGTGATTCTCGAAAATCAGTACGCTCGTCCTTACAGCAGTTATTCTGCCGCAGAAGTTGAGAAATTGCCGGAGCGAGAAAAAGCGAGATATCAGGAATCCAGAACGCTGATCGATCAAGATCAAGATGGACAGTTAAGCCTGACTGAAATTCAGGATCGAGATGCCTTAGTGATGTTGGATGTTGCGAAGATTCCTCGGATCGATGATCGAGCCGATGGCAGCCGAGGCAGTAACTTAATGCACCACAAATTCATAGTTGTGGATGGAAAGACTACGATCGTGACTTCGGCAAACTTCACGATGTCAGACGTACACGGAGACTTTGCTCGTCCTAGCAGCCGCGGCAATGCTAATAATTTGCTGAAGATGGAAAGTGTGGAAGTTGCACAGGCTTTTACAGCAGAATTTGAACTCATGTGGAGCGATCGCAAATTTGGCGTGAAAAAGCCATTTCGTCCAGCACAGCAGTTCAAACTGGGCGAGAGCGTGATTTCCTTGCAGTTCTCACCCAATTCCAGAACGATTCCCTGGGAACAAACACCCAATGGTTTGATTGCCAAAACGCTTCAGCAATCCACGCAAGCGATCGATTTAGCGTTGTTTGTGTTCTCGGATCAGGATCTAGTTAATACGATCGAAGGAAAATCAATTCGGGCATTAATCGAACCCAGCTTCATGTATAGACCTTTCAGCGAAGGTTTAGATATGTTAGGCGTGGCGCTAAGTAATAACTGCAAGTGGGAAGTCAATAATCGTCCTTGGCAAAATCCCATCAAGACAGCTGGAGTGCCGCAACTTCCGCCCGGTGATATGTTGCATCACAAGTTTGGAATTGTAGACGGACATACCGTGATTACAGGGTCTCATAACTGGACGCTTGCCGCGAATCGTGGAAATGATGAAACGGTTATCGTGATTCGGAATCCGGTAGTTGCAGCCCATTTTCAACGAGAATTTGATCGACTGTATGCAAATTCAGTTCTGGGGATTCCTCCAGCAATTCAGCGCAAGGTTGAGGCTGAACAGAAACAATGTCCTCCACCAAGCCAATCTCGCACCGGGTTAGTCAATCTCAATACTGCAACTCAGGCAGAGTTAGAAGCATTGCCGGGAGTTGGCTCAGGATTAGCGAAACGAATCATTCAAGCCCGTCCATTTCAGTCCTTGGAAGATCTCGATCATGTGCCTGGTGTCGGGAAGAAGTTGATAGAACGCTTGAGCGATCGTGTGACCTGGTAG
- a CDS encoding DUF1818 family protein: MSRILKTGAGWRLGWDAAAPEFKGLVGGEDWAIELTEQEWNDFRRLSEQLHETLQQIAQELMDEERIACELESDRIWLEVEGFPNAYSLRLILQTGRRAEGYWENALELREALCTIEGF, from the coding sequence ATGAGCCGGATTCTGAAAACGGGTGCAGGTTGGCGATTAGGTTGGGATGCTGCGGCTCCTGAATTTAAAGGCTTAGTCGGTGGAGAAGATTGGGCGATCGAACTAACCGAGCAGGAATGGAATGATTTTCGTCGCTTGAGCGAACAACTGCATGAGACCCTTCAACAAATCGCTCAAGAGTTGATGGATGAAGAGAGGATCGCTTGTGAATTAGAGAGCGATCGCATCTGGCTAGAGGTGGAAGGATTTCCGAATGCTTATAGTTTGAGATTAATTCTTCAAACTGGAAGAAGGGCAGAAGGTTACTGGGAAAACGCTTTGGAATTGCGAGAGGCACTGTGTACGATCGAAGGTTTCTAA
- a CDS encoding DNA-directed RNA polymerase subunit omega: protein MAKSGSLHKRPTFDTVQLMRRADDLISAASNRYRITVQVANRAKRRRFEDFDSGDDPMMKPVMRAIIEMSDELTQPEIIGE from the coding sequence ATGGCAAAATCTGGATCCTTACATAAACGTCCCACCTTTGACACGGTTCAACTGATGCGCCGCGCCGATGACTTGATTAGCGCTGCTTCTAACCGTTACCGGATCACTGTTCAAGTTGCAAATCGCGCCAAACGCCGCCGTTTTGAAGATTTTGACAGTGGAGATGATCCGATGATGAAGCCTGTGATGCGAGCCATTATCGAAATGTCGGATGAACTGACACAGCCCGAAATTATCGGCGAATAA
- a CDS encoding GDSL-type esterase/lipase family protein, translating to MQILVSPPINSTAPPVSSLRILALGDSLVYGFGDPEGGGWVERLRRRWMSPGEANHALYNLGVRGDGVRQVARRLEVEFHHRGELRNRVPDLIILSVGVNDSPRVGKLDGKNLTPFETFQVEMADLLDRASKLCPVLFVGMVPVDEARMPFLDCMHYNHQDQSRYNAAIRSACEARKIPHLDLFETWRSRGSTWCQQQFTEDGLHPNVSGYQALLEDISSWDAFRKWIER from the coding sequence ATGCAGATTTTGGTTTCTCCCCCAATCAATTCTACGGCTCCTCCAGTGTCTTCACTGCGAATTTTGGCATTAGGCGATAGCCTCGTCTATGGATTTGGTGATCCAGAAGGTGGAGGTTGGGTAGAGCGACTCAGACGACGCTGGATGAGTCCGGGAGAGGCAAACCACGCCCTTTATAACTTGGGAGTGCGAGGAGATGGGGTGCGGCAGGTCGCACGGCGATTAGAGGTCGAATTTCATCACCGCGGAGAATTGCGAAATCGCGTTCCGGATTTGATTATTTTGTCGGTCGGAGTGAACGACTCGCCACGAGTTGGCAAGCTGGATGGAAAAAATTTAACGCCGTTTGAGACCTTTCAAGTTGAAATGGCGGATTTACTCGATCGAGCCAGTAAGCTTTGTCCTGTTTTGTTTGTTGGCATGGTTCCAGTAGACGAAGCGAGAATGCCGTTTCTGGACTGTATGCATTACAACCATCAAGATCAGAGTCGCTATAACGCAGCAATTCGATCAGCATGTGAGGCAAGAAAGATCCCGCATTTAGATCTGTTCGAGACTTGGAGATCGAGAGGATCAACTTGGTGTCAGCAGCAATTTACTGAAGATGGATTGCATCCCAATGTCAGTGGATATCAGGCATTATTAGAAGATATTTCGAGTTGGGATGCGTTTCGCAAGTGGATTGAGAGATGA
- the rdgB gene encoding RdgB/HAM1 family non-canonical purine NTP pyrophosphatase, which yields MTVLVVATGNPGKVKEIEPYLSGLNWELRLKPPELEMEETGTTFQENAAQKATQVAIATGQWAIADDSGLEVMALDGRPGVYSARYAESDQARIAKLLGELGDATDRRAQFVCAIAVAKPDGTIALLTEGFCPGEILTAPRGEGGFGYDPIFYVPEQRMTFSEMPLEVKQEISHRGRAFQAILPQMKALKV from the coding sequence ATGACAGTTTTAGTGGTAGCAACCGGAAATCCGGGCAAAGTGAAAGAGATTGAGCCGTATTTGTCTGGGCTGAATTGGGAATTACGGTTGAAGCCGCCAGAATTGGAGATGGAAGAAACGGGAACGACGTTTCAGGAAAATGCGGCTCAAAAAGCGACGCAAGTTGCGATCGCGACCGGACAATGGGCGATTGCCGATGACTCGGGATTGGAAGTCATGGCATTAGACGGTAGACCCGGCGTGTATTCGGCTCGGTATGCAGAGTCAGACCAAGCTCGAATTGCAAAATTATTAGGCGAATTAGGAGATGCCACCGATCGGCGGGCGCAGTTTGTTTGTGCGATCGCGGTGGCGAAGCCAGATGGAACGATCGCGCTTTTGACCGAAGGATTCTGTCCGGGTGAGATTTTAACCGCTCCGAGAGGCGAAGGCGGATTTGGATACGATCCGATTTTTTACGTGCCAGAGCAGAGAATGACGTTTTCTGAGATGCCGTTAGAGGTCAAGCAGGAAATTAGCCACCGTGGGCGGGCTTTCCAGGCGATTTTGCCGCAGATGAAAGCGCTTAAAGTGTGA
- a CDS encoding PEP-CTERM sorting domain-containing protein (PEP-CTERM proteins occur, often in large numbers, in the proteomes of bacteria that also encode an exosortase, a predicted intramembrane cysteine proteinase. The presence of a PEP-CTERM domain at a protein's C-terminus predicts cleavage within the sorting domain, followed by covalent anchoring to some some component of the (usually Gram-negative) cell surface. Many PEP-CTERM proteins exhibit an unusual sequence composition that includes large numbers of potential glycosylation sites. Expression of one such protein has been shown restore the ability of a bacterium to form floc, a type of biofilm.) encodes MSLSGKQFIAGAILAMGIALSNAGQAFAASLTSRATLTADNHYGLFHGSSTGDRLNFVGRNEYGPNGSTGGYNWSHAETWDFTMDSNDYLYVVVWDDRSVDESWVGEFSFKDKDSKTYNLLSKPDAWEYVITQKGTNPGDWGHTPGNAELNWEISNANWISARSRGLNDGSTRPWGRISEVTQAAEFLNTTTNSSGDKRDNNRYTIFRTKLTVADVTDMPPAESVPEPASAAGLLALGAVGAYSARKRKAKAE; translated from the coding sequence ATGTCTCTCTCTGGAAAACAGTTCATTGCTGGAGCAATTCTTGCAATGGGGATCGCACTCTCGAACGCAGGTCAAGCGTTTGCAGCTTCCCTCACGAGTCGGGCTACGCTAACTGCTGATAATCACTACGGACTCTTTCATGGCAGCAGCACGGGCGACCGCTTAAACTTCGTCGGACGCAATGAGTATGGTCCCAATGGCAGCACGGGCGGCTACAACTGGTCACATGCCGAAACTTGGGATTTCACAATGGACTCTAATGATTATTTGTATGTCGTCGTTTGGGACGATCGCAGTGTAGACGAGTCTTGGGTCGGCGAGTTCAGCTTCAAAGACAAAGACAGCAAGACTTACAACTTACTCTCGAAACCGGATGCGTGGGAGTATGTCATTACTCAGAAAGGCACAAACCCCGGTGACTGGGGACACACACCCGGTAATGCTGAGTTGAACTGGGAAATCTCGAATGCGAATTGGATTTCTGCTCGTAGCCGAGGCTTGAACGATGGTTCAACTCGTCCTTGGGGACGGATTTCGGAAGTGACTCAAGCAGCAGAATTCCTCAACACCACGACCAATTCATCCGGTGACAAGCGTGATAATAATCGCTACACCATTTTCCGCACCAAGCTGACGGTTGCTGATGTCACTGATATGCCGCCTGCTGAATCCGTTCCAGAACCCGCTTCTGCTGCTGGATTGCTGGCTCTGGGCGCAGTTGGCGCTTACTCTGCCCGCAAACGTAAAGCGAAAGCAGAATAA